In Candidatus Vogelbacteria bacterium, the following proteins share a genomic window:
- the hisS gene encoding histidine--tRNA ligase — MTQPTNDKKNTTKKVKAANPESSLQTPKGMHDLIGDDVFLYQGFAEKAAEIALYYGFKPIETPILEKEELFARGVGAGTDIVDKEMYTLKTKGGDKLAMRPEGTAPAMRAYIEHGMQSESQPIMLYYHGQYFRHENPQRGRYREFRQFGLEILGTKKSIADATIIRVTTLILDEAGVKDLGVKINSIGDNECRNSYRRELVNYYKKHIKDICVDCRERLKDNPLRLLDCKNPKCEPIKAAAPESISFLCSDCKTHFKEVLEYLDQMGITYEIDSSLVRGLDYYSRTVFEVFTTEVPTEEDTEPTKALALGGGGRYDYLAKILSGKKDIPAVGSAIGIDRIVRLPQYAKLTPRIVKPPKVFFIQLSFDAKLKSFEVTEILRKAKIPVSHSMSKDSLGSQLGIAERLGVPYTIILGQREAIDNTVIVRNMETRSQDTVPLPKLAEYLKKIK, encoded by the coding sequence ATGACTCAACCAACTAATGACAAAAAAAATACTACCAAGAAAGTAAAGGCTGCCAACCCTGAAAGTAGTTTGCAGACCCCTAAAGGCATGCACGACTTGATCGGTGATGACGTTTTTCTATACCAAGGGTTTGCCGAAAAAGCGGCTGAGATTGCTTTATACTACGGCTTCAAACCAATTGAAACTCCTATTCTAGAAAAAGAAGAGTTATTTGCTCGTGGTGTCGGTGCTGGCACTGATATTGTCGACAAAGAAATGTACACCCTCAAAACCAAAGGTGGCGATAAGTTGGCTATGCGACCAGAAGGGACTGCCCCAGCTATGCGAGCTTACATCGAACACGGCATGCAGTCAGAATCACAGCCAATCATGCTTTACTATCACGGCCAATATTTCCGCCACGAAAATCCTCAACGTGGTCGCTATCGAGAATTCCGCCAATTTGGTTTGGAAATTTTGGGCACCAAGAAAAGTATTGCTGACGCTACCATTATTCGCGTCACCACTTTAATCCTCGATGAAGCGGGCGTAAAAGACTTAGGTGTCAAAATCAACAGCATCGGAGACAACGAATGTCGCAACTCTTACCGCCGGGAATTAGTAAACTACTACAAAAAACACATCAAGGACATCTGTGTTGATTGTCGAGAACGTCTAAAAGATAACCCTCTCCGTTTACTTGATTGTAAAAATCCAAAATGTGAACCGATCAAAGCCGCCGCCCCAGAATCAATCAGCTTCTTGTGTAGTGACTGTAAAACCCACTTTAAAGAAGTATTGGAGTATCTTGATCAAATGGGAATTACTTACGAGATCGATAGCTCACTAGTACGTGGACTAGATTATTATTCTCGCACTGTTTTCGAAGTTTTCACTACCGAAGTACCAACCGAAGAGGACACTGAACCAACCAAAGCCCTCGCTCTAGGTGGTGGTGGTCGCTATGACTACTTGGCCAAAATTTTATCTGGCAAAAAAGATATCCCAGCGGTTGGTTCAGCTATTGGTATCGATCGCATCGTTCGTCTCCCTCAATACGCCAAGTTGACCCCGCGAATTGTTAAACCGCCTAAAGTCTTTTTTATTCAGCTATCATTCGACGCCAAACTAAAAAGCTTCGAGGTAACCGAAATCTTACGAAAAGCCAAAATCCCAGTTTCTCACTCGATGTCTAAAGACTCACTAGGCTCTCAACTTGGTATCGCTGAGCGACTAGGTGTGCCTTATACGATCATTCTTGGTCAACGAGAAGCCATCGACAACACTGTTATTGTCCGGAATATGGAGACTCGCTCACAAGACACAGTTCCTCTACCTAAACTGGCTGAATACTTGAAGAAAATTAAATAA
- the lepB gene encoding signal peptidase I translates to MRQSLFSSTIYRIFITKKYLMTPESKKSLIEAVRFALTILIIVVPIRTFVAQPFIVSGDSMFPTFKNREYLIIDQLSYQFRSPIRGEVAVFHYPKDPSKYFIKRVIGLPGETVTIRGKQVSVTSSTGEAVKLDESQANYTNGLGAVNLNRKLEAGEYFVMGDNRDWSLDSRAWGPVPEELFRGRALIRLFPFNMIDFLPGSIN, encoded by the coding sequence TTGCGTCAAAGCCTTTTTTCCAGTACAATCTACCGCATCTTTATTACTAAAAAATATCTCATGACTCCAGAGTCAAAAAAATCACTCATTGAAGCTGTTCGTTTCGCTCTTACCATCCTCATCATTGTTGTCCCGATCCGTACTTTCGTCGCTCAACCTTTTATCGTTAGTGGCGACTCCATGTTTCCCACTTTTAAAAACCGCGAGTACTTAATAATAGATCAACTATCCTATCAATTTCGTTCTCCTATCCGCGGCGAAGTAGCTGTCTTCCATTACCCGAAAGATCCATCCAAATATTTTATCAAACGAGTAATTGGCCTACCTGGTGAGACAGTCACCATCAGAGGTAAACAAGTTTCGGTCACCTCTAGTACTGGCGAGGCAGTTAAACTAGACGAGTCTCAAGCCAACTACACTAATGGTTTAGGGGCTGTTAATTTAAATCGCAAACTAGAAGCTGGAGAATATTTTGTCATGGGTGACAATCGTGACTGGAGCCTAGACTCACGCGCCTGGGGACCAGTCCCAGAAGAATTATTCCGGGGCCGAGCTTTAATTCGACTGTTCCCTTTCAATATGATCGATTTTTTACCAGGTAGTATTAACTAA
- the pth gene encoding aminoacyl-tRNA hydrolase, giving the protein MYIIAGLGNPGEEYDNTRHNIGREVVTLLANKKVKDLEVGEWKTDKKIQAEVATFEYGQQKGKLVLPNTFMNLSGKTIGPLITSVKKAESLVVIHDDLDLPLGRFKIGFDRGSGGHKGVESIIKNIKTRAFVRVRVGISGSTPTGKIKKPQGDEAVQDFVLGQWKPREEEILKNMKKEIVDSLLVLMESGRVVAMNQFN; this is encoded by the coding sequence ATGTACATCATTGCTGGTTTAGGTAATCCCGGAGAAGAATACGATAACACTCGTCATAATATTGGCCGCGAGGTGGTGACTTTGTTGGCTAATAAAAAAGTAAAAGATTTGGAGGTGGGTGAGTGGAAGACTGATAAAAAAATACAAGCCGAAGTGGCGACTTTTGAATACGGTCAGCAAAAAGGGAAATTGGTTTTACCAAATACTTTTATGAATTTGTCGGGAAAGACAATTGGTCCACTAATTACTAGTGTTAAAAAAGCCGAGAGTTTGGTGGTGATTCACGACGATTTAGATTTACCGTTGGGGAGATTTAAAATTGGTTTTGATCGAGGGTCAGGTGGTCATAAAGGAGTGGAATCAATCATTAAAAATATCAAGACTCGGGCTTTTGTGCGGGTGCGAGTGGGCATCTCTGGTAGTACCCCAACTGGTAAAATAAAAAAACCTCAAGGTGATGAGGCGGTTCAAGATTTTGTGTTGGGTCAATGGAAACCAAGAGAAGAGGAAATATTAAAAAATATGAAGAAAGAAATTGTAGATAGCTTGTTGGTGTTAATGGAATCTGGCCGAGTAGTAGCGATGAATCAGTTTAATTAG
- a CDS encoding S1 RNA-binding domain-containing protein — MSETKKPKVVKATDEAAESAEVKIVKGPMDDVMKNSPSSPEKGSLVEGRVIAKGKLTLYIDIPPFGTGLIFGREYLNARDVIKKVNIGDSVTAKVVETEGEDGYIELSLKEAKQALIWNEAEKMIKHKTVIELPVKDANKGGLIIEWQGIDGFLPASQLKAENYPRVQDGDKDKIMEELQKFVGKPIEVTIIGADPREAKLIFSEKNTDNKSRREIVSRYNLGDVVEGEVTGAVDFGVFLKIEEGLEGLVHISEIDWALVENPRESFKVGDKVKAKIIEVKEDKISLSIKALKTNPWMEADKKYKKGDFVSGVVIKYNKHGALVSIEEGVAGLVHISEFGNDEDLKNKLELGKTYKFTINLFEPKEQRMTLSFGEKKLEEIKEVK, encoded by the coding sequence ATGTCTGAAACAAAAAAACCAAAAGTTGTTAAAGCAACTGACGAAGCTGCAGAATCAGCTGAAGTAAAAATAGTTAAAGGCCCAATGGATGACGTGATGAAAAATTCACCTAGTTCACCAGAAAAAGGTAGCTTAGTGGAAGGTCGCGTTATTGCCAAAGGTAAATTGACTCTTTATATCGACATTCCTCCATTTGGAACTGGTTTGATTTTTGGTCGCGAATATCTAAATGCCCGCGACGTGATCAAAAAAGTTAACATTGGCGACTCTGTTACAGCTAAAGTAGTAGAAACCGAAGGTGAAGATGGTTACATTGAGTTATCTCTTAAAGAAGCCAAGCAGGCTCTGATCTGGAACGAGGCCGAGAAGATGATCAAACACAAAACTGTAATCGAATTACCTGTTAAGGATGCTAATAAGGGTGGTTTGATTATCGAATGGCAAGGAATTGATGGCTTCTTACCAGCCTCTCAACTGAAAGCGGAAAATTATCCTCGAGTTCAAGATGGTGACAAGGATAAAATCATGGAAGAGTTACAGAAATTTGTTGGTAAGCCAATTGAAGTCACAATCATTGGCGCCGACCCTCGTGAAGCCAAGTTAATCTTCTCTGAGAAAAATACTGACAACAAATCTCGTCGAGAAATCGTGTCTCGTTACAACCTCGGTGATGTCGTAGAAGGTGAAGTCACTGGAGCAGTTGATTTCGGTGTCTTCTTAAAAATTGAAGAGGGTCTAGAAGGCTTGGTCCACATCTCAGAAATTGACTGGGCTTTAGTGGAAAACCCTCGCGAGAGTTTCAAAGTGGGAGATAAAGTAAAAGCAAAAATCATTGAAGTCAAAGAAGATAAAATCTCTTTGTCAATCAAAGCTCTTAAAACCAACCCTTGGATGGAAGCTGACAAAAAATACAAAAAAGGTGACTTTGTGTCTGGTGTTGTAATCAAATACAACAAACACGGCGCTCTAGTTTCCATCGAAGAAGGTGTGGCTGGCTTGGTTCACATTTCCGAATTCGGCAACGATGAAGATCTGAAAAACAAACTAGAATTAGGTAAGACTTACAAGTTTACGATCAACTTGTTTGAACCAAAAGAACAAAGAATGACTTTGTCATTTGGTGAGAAAAAATTGGAAGAAATCAAAGAAGTGAAATAA
- a CDS encoding MBL fold metallo-hydrolase has protein sequence MVITYYGEAFVRLQFGDMVIATNPISRDFDAKASKFGADIALIAQKHPSMNGRDSVSFGTKEAFVIDSPGEYELSGVFVKGLPSVGPHGRINTIYSVVLESMSVVHLGGLALDKLTPDALEEISSPDILIVPIGGQDSLDPKSAAKFATSLGPKIIIPVLCGDKKDDYLALFLKDIGADKVSPIDKLSLKKKDLEGKEGEVIVLSSVN, from the coding sequence ATGGTAATCACATATTATGGTGAAGCTTTTGTGCGGTTGCAATTTGGCGATATGGTTATTGCCACCAATCCGATTAGTCGTGATTTTGATGCTAAAGCGTCTAAATTTGGGGCTGATATTGCGTTAATTGCCCAAAAACACCCGTCAATGAATGGCCGCGATAGTGTTTCTTTTGGCACTAAAGAAGCTTTTGTGATTGATTCTCCAGGAGAATATGAGTTGTCGGGGGTGTTTGTTAAAGGCCTGCCGTCAGTTGGTCCGCACGGACGGATTAATACTATTTATAGTGTGGTTCTTGAAAGTATGAGTGTTGTTCACTTGGGTGGCCTTGCTTTAGACAAATTAACTCCAGATGCGCTTGAGGAGATTTCTAGTCCGGATATTTTGATTGTGCCGATTGGTGGGCAAGATTCTCTTGATCCTAAATCGGCAGCTAAATTTGCCACTAGTCTTGGTCCTAAGATTATTATTCCAGTTTTGTGTGGCGATAAAAAGGATGATTATTTGGCTCTATTTTTAAAAGATATAGGAGCTGATAAAGTCAGTCCCATAGACAAACTTTCTTTAAAGAAAAAAGATTTAGAAGGGAAAGAGGGTGAAGTAATAGTCTTGTCGTCGGTTAATTAA
- the gyrA gene encoding DNA gyrase subunit A: MAEKNKKPIETSEVNEINKTVPVNIVTEMRESYLDYSMSVIVARALPDVRDGLKPVHRRILFSMHELGLTASAKFRKSATIVGDVLGKYHPHGDVACYDALTRMAQEFSTRYPLIFGQGNFGSIDGDSPAAYRYTEAKMSRIAGELLRDIEKETVDYIPNYDGSRREPVILPSVLPNLLLNGTLGIAVGMATKIPPHNAGELLNALIHMMDNKDVTTEDLLQFVTGPDFPTGGLVFNTADIRHAYATGRGGVLTRGEAEIVEQKAGNHQIIVTSIPYQVNKSDLIVKIADLVRDKKIEGIRDIRDESTKDIRVVIDLKTGAHPQKVLNGLYKHTDLEAMFHFNMLAIVDGVPKLLSLKSILEEFIAHRKVVVTRRTQYDLRKAEERAHILEGLKKALDHIDEIIKLIKKSKDTGEAHTNLVKQFKLSDIQATAILEMRLQKLAGLERQKIEDELKEKLALIAELKSILADVKKMIKIIRTEFAELKEKYSDDRRTKVISSGAKEINVEDLIPEKENMLVLTAGGYIKRTDPTEYRSQKRGGVGVVDLNVKEEDFVTNLLTANTHSDLLFFTDSGKAYQLKMYEIPEGKRATRGKSIMNFISLSAEEKVTSILAFPKALKDTKLSLMMVTKQGVAKRVSAESFKDVRRSGIIAIKLSDGDELLSVCPVDKGDSVILTSKLGQSIRFKEADIREMGRGAAGVRAMKLGKADVIVGADTVKKEATDAELLVMGRNGFGKKTPIKDYKIQKRGGSGIKTIKLTSKTGELISSRVLTGEESEVVAISKLGQIIRTGLDEIPSLGRQTQGVRIMKLRADDSLASITCL, encoded by the coding sequence ATGGCTGAAAAGAACAAAAAACCAATTGAAACTAGTGAGGTTAACGAGATTAATAAAACAGTCCCGGTTAACATTGTGACTGAGATGCGAGAATCTTACTTAGATTACTCGATGTCAGTGATCGTGGCTCGAGCCTTGCCAGATGTCCGTGATGGCCTCAAACCAGTTCACCGTCGCATTCTTTTCTCTATGCACGAACTAGGCTTAACTGCTTCAGCTAAATTCCGTAAGTCAGCGACTATTGTCGGTGATGTGTTAGGTAAATATCACCCGCACGGTGACGTGGCTTGTTATGACGCTTTGACCCGTATGGCTCAAGAGTTTTCGACTCGTTACCCACTTATTTTTGGTCAAGGTAACTTTGGATCAATTGATGGTGACTCACCAGCGGCTTATCGTTATACCGAAGCAAAAATGTCTCGGATTGCTGGTGAGTTGTTGCGTGATATCGAAAAAGAAACTGTTGATTATATTCCTAACTACGATGGTAGTCGCCGGGAGCCGGTGATTTTGCCGTCAGTGTTACCAAACTTACTTTTGAATGGAACTTTAGGTATTGCGGTTGGTATGGCGACCAAAATTCCACCTCACAATGCTGGGGAGCTTTTGAACGCTCTGATCCACATGATGGATAACAAGGACGTAACGACAGAGGACTTGTTGCAATTTGTAACTGGACCAGATTTTCCAACTGGCGGTTTAGTTTTTAATACAGCTGATATTCGCCATGCCTATGCTACTGGTAGAGGGGGAGTCTTGACTCGTGGTGAAGCGGAGATTGTGGAACAAAAAGCCGGTAATCATCAGATTATTGTTACTTCGATTCCTTATCAGGTAAACAAGTCTGATCTGATTGTGAAGATTGCTGACTTGGTCCGTGATAAAAAAATTGAAGGGATTCGTGATATCCGTGATGAATCAACGAAAGATATTCGAGTGGTGATTGACCTTAAAACCGGGGCTCATCCTCAGAAAGTTTTAAATGGTCTCTACAAACATACCGACCTGGAAGCCATGTTCCACTTCAATATGTTGGCTATTGTGGATGGGGTGCCGAAATTGTTGTCACTCAAATCTATTTTGGAAGAGTTTATTGCTCATCGTAAGGTGGTAGTAACTCGCCGCACTCAATACGATTTACGCAAAGCAGAGGAGCGGGCTCACATCTTAGAAGGTTTGAAAAAAGCTCTTGATCACATTGATGAAATCATCAAGTTGATCAAAAAATCCAAGGATACTGGCGAGGCTCATACCAATTTGGTTAAGCAGTTTAAATTGTCTGACATTCAGGCGACTGCTATTTTGGAAATGCGGTTACAAAAACTAGCTGGTCTAGAACGTCAGAAAATTGAAGATGAGTTGAAAGAAAAATTAGCTTTGATTGCAGAGCTTAAATCAATTTTGGCTGATGTGAAGAAGATGATCAAAATTATTCGCACTGAATTTGCTGAATTGAAAGAAAAATATAGTGACGATCGTCGAACTAAGGTGATTTCTTCTGGTGCTAAAGAAATTAACGTCGAAGATCTAATTCCTGAAAAAGAAAACATGTTGGTTTTGACAGCGGGTGGTTATATCAAACGAACTGATCCGACCGAGTATCGTTCTCAAAAGAGGGGTGGGGTTGGAGTGGTTGATTTAAACGTGAAAGAAGAAGATTTTGTCACTAACCTGCTAACCGCAAACACTCATAGTGATCTACTATTCTTTACTGATTCCGGTAAGGCTTATCAACTCAAAATGTATGAAATTCCAGAAGGTAAACGGGCGACTCGGGGTAAATCGATCATGAACTTTATTTCTTTGTCAGCTGAAGAAAAAGTGACTTCCATTTTAGCTTTCCCGAAGGCCCTCAAAGACACCAAATTGTCACTTATGATGGTAACTAAACAAGGCGTGGCTAAACGAGTTTCAGCCGAGAGCTTTAAAGATGTTCGTCGCAGCGGTATTATTGCGATCAAATTAAGTGATGGAGATGAGTTGTTATCTGTTTGCCCGGTGGATAAGGGTGATAGTGTAATTTTGACATCTAAACTTGGTCAATCTATTCGTTTTAAAGAAGCTGATATTCGGGAAATGGGTCGCGGGGCCGCTGGAGTGCGAGCTATGAAGCTTGGCAAAGCTGACGTTATTGTCGGAGCTGATACGGTCAAAAAAGAGGCAACTGATGCTGAGCTGCTCGTGATGGGTCGTAATGGTTTTGGTAAAAAAACCCCAATCAAAGATTACAAAATTCAAAAACGTGGCGGTTCAGGTATTAAGACGATTAAATTAACCAGCAAAACTGGAGAGTTGATCTCTAGTCGAGTACTAACTGGCGAAGAATCAGAAGTGGTGGCTATTTCTAAGCTGGGTCAAATCATTCGCACTGGCTTAGATGAGATTCCTAGTCTCGGCCGACAGACTCAAGGAGTCAGAATTATGAAGTTGCGAGCCGATGATAGTTTGGCATCCATAACTTGTTTGTAA
- a CDS encoding class I SAM-dependent methyltransferase, with translation MAFANPQEFVKQLDLSPRSTVADFGAGSGAWTLALSKYLTGGTVYAIDIQKELLGSLQTEATKAGLANIHYLQGDLESRGGSKLADEEVDVVLIANILFQSKLKYSIALEAKRILKRTGQVVVIEWKESFGGIGPKAEDVVSAKEIQEVFGQAGFVEQSTIDVSDQHYAMIFVKG, from the coding sequence ATGGCATTTGCTAATCCTCAAGAATTTGTTAAACAGCTAGATCTTAGTCCTCGTTCAACGGTGGCTGATTTTGGAGCTGGTTCTGGGGCCTGGACTTTGGCGCTCTCCAAATATTTAACCGGGGGAACCGTCTATGCGATTGATATCCAAAAAGAATTGTTGGGTAGTTTGCAAACTGAAGCCACAAAAGCTGGTCTAGCCAATATTCATTACTTGCAGGGTGATCTAGAGAGTCGCGGTGGTAGTAAGTTAGCTGATGAGGAAGTCGATGTGGTTTTAATTGCGAATATTTTATTTCAAAGTAAGTTGAAATATTCGATCGCTTTAGAGGCTAAGAGAATTCTAAAACGCACCGGTCAGGTGGTGGTGATTGAGTGGAAGGAATCTTTTGGTGGTATCGGACCAAAAGCGGAAGACGTTGTCTCAGCTAAAGAAATTCAGGAGGTGTTTGGTCAAGCTGGTTTCGTGGAGCAATCAACAATTGATGTTAGTGATCAACATTATGCTATGATATTTGTGAAGGGCTAA
- a CDS encoding extracellular solute-binding protein, with product MKKINIFQIVLLFIFGFGLVIGVLIFSGILPGFKKTTTVSQKSVVMWGDIAVSKASNFIAELNRANKDSFFVSYVYKDPSTYETELINALAHGKGPDLILLHDRSIVKLEKLIEPLPYTSLRVTDFKNTFIDGASVFLTSVGTLAIPISVDPLVMYYNKDLYIKANIFQPPQNWSGFQNNHKVLNSVSDQGIISQSGVALGNFPNIKNAKEILLTLLMQAGAPLVVRTPNNNYQVSLGDISGNSNSIYSALDFFTRFATPGRAEYSWNNSFPEAATTFTNGFTANYFGFASEIQTLRALNPNLNLAITSLPQIDEAPRPLTYGRLDGVAVLKSSKNKSVAFSVAIAMFDRENSAKLSEALSLASPRKDLLVRISNDEFKDLFNHSALISSSWLDPNPDASKKVFQSSANAVTIGINGPEKSMSQMFEQLKNLF from the coding sequence ATGAAGAAAATCAATATTTTTCAGATAGTTCTACTTTTCATCTTTGGGTTTGGTTTGGTCATTGGGGTGTTAATCTTTTCGGGTATATTACCTGGTTTTAAAAAGACAACCACTGTCAGTCAAAAGTCAGTGGTCATGTGGGGGGATATAGCAGTCAGTAAAGCATCTAATTTTATAGCTGAACTTAATCGAGCAAACAAAGATTCTTTTTTTGTCAGTTATGTTTATAAGGACCCTAGTACTTATGAGACTGAGTTAATCAATGCACTAGCTCACGGTAAGGGTCCGGATTTAATTCTTCTTCATGACAGATCAATTGTTAAGTTAGAAAAATTGATCGAGCCACTACCTTATACTTCTTTACGGGTAACTGATTTTAAGAATACTTTTATTGATGGAGCTAGTGTTTTCTTGACCTCGGTTGGCACTTTAGCTATTCCTATCAGTGTTGATCCGTTGGTGATGTATTACAACAAAGATCTTTATATTAAAGCTAATATTTTTCAACCGCCTCAAAATTGGTCTGGTTTCCAAAACAATCATAAGGTTTTAAACTCGGTTAGTGACCAGGGGATCATCTCTCAAAGCGGGGTAGCTTTAGGTAATTTCCCTAACATAAAAAACGCAAAAGAAATTTTACTGACTTTATTGATGCAGGCTGGTGCCCCTTTGGTTGTTAGAACACCTAATAATAATTACCAAGTGTCATTGGGTGATATTTCTGGCAATAGTAATAGTATTTACTCAGCTTTAGATTTCTTTACCAGATTTGCTACTCCAGGCCGAGCGGAATATTCTTGGAATAATTCATTTCCAGAAGCAGCTACCACCTTCACTAATGGCTTTACAGCTAATTATTTTGGTTTCGCTAGTGAAATCCAAACCCTGCGAGCTCTCAATCCTAATTTAAACTTAGCGATCACTTCTTTACCTCAAATAGACGAGGCTCCTCGACCTTTGACGTATGGTCGTTTGGATGGAGTGGCGGTTTTGAAAAGCTCCAAAAATAAATCAGTGGCTTTTTCAGTAGCTATAGCGATGTTTGATCGAGAAAATAGTGCTAAATTATCTGAGGCTTTATCATTAGCCTCTCCTCGCAAAGATTTATTGGTGCGTATTTCCAATGATGAATTTAAAGATCTCTTTAATCACTCAGCTTTGATTTCTAGTTCGTGGCTGGATCCAAATCCTGATGCTTCCAAAAAGGTATTTCAATCCAGCGCTAACGCTGTCACGATTGGTATTAATGGACCAGAAAAATCTATGTCTCAAATGTTCGAACAATTAAAAAATTTATTTTAA
- a CDS encoding pilin, with protein MNINKLSSGLIILSLVFVGLFFIAPVVDAQVVSKLVPCGDAGRPDCTFKDLALLITAVIKFLIFQVGILVATIVIIWGGVLYVLYPYKPGYKDTAKKMITGSIVGLLIMMGAYLIVKTLVTSVVGPSADDANPADKADLIEAVNNTFQDLPNTSQSPN; from the coding sequence ATGAATATAAATAAATTATCTTCAGGATTAATTATTTTATCTCTAGTTTTTGTTGGGCTATTTTTTATTGCGCCGGTGGTTGATGCTCAAGTGGTTAGCAAGTTGGTTCCTTGTGGTGACGCTGGACGACCAGACTGCACTTTTAAAGATTTAGCTCTTTTGATCACGGCGGTGATTAAGTTTCTGATTTTTCAAGTAGGAATATTGGTAGCCACCATTGTGATTATTTGGGGTGGGGTGCTTTATGTTTTGTATCCTTATAAACCAGGTTACAAAGATACTGCCAAAAAAATGATTACTGGTTCGATCGTGGGCCTACTTATTATGATGGGAGCGTATCTCATTGTTAAAACCCTGGTTACTAGTGTGGTCGGCCCTTCGGCTGATGACGCTAATCCAGCTGATAAGGCGGATTTGATTGAGGCGGTTAATAATACTTTTCAAGATTTACCAAATACTTCCCAGTCACCAAACTAG